CGCCAATGATTCGTTGCGAGCTGACCCGAGCATCCTCATCAAGAACCGCCGCGGGCAATCCGGTCTTTGGGGCTATTCTGTTTCCGGCGATTTGCCTATCGTGCTGCTGCAGATTGAAGATCCGGCCAATGTCGATCTGGTGCGCCAACTCATCCAGGCCCATGCGTACTGGCGTTTAAAGGGATTGGCAGTGGATCTGATGATCTGGAACGAAGATCACGCAGGATACCGTCAGGTTCTCCACGACCAGATCATGGGACTCATTGCCGCCGGGGTCGAAGCCAGCGAGATAGACCGGCCAGGCGGCATTTTCGTAAGACCTGGAGAACAGATATCGGAGGAAGACCGCATTCTGTTCCAAACGGTGGCTCGCGCCATCATCACCGATAGCCGGGGGCCGCTGGAGGATCAGCTCGACCGTCGGGGCCGGCTGGAAGTGACCGTACCACCCCTGACGCCGACCCGGACCTACCGCGTCGAACCCCCGAGTACGGCTGAGGCGTCCCGCGGCGATCTGATGTTTTTCAACGGGCTGGGCGGATTCACCCCTGACGGACGCGAATATGTCATTACGGCCATGGACCAGAAGTTGACTCCAGCGCCATGGGTAAATGTACTGGCCAACCCACACTTCGGCACCGTCATCTCAGAGAGCGGCCAAGCCTATACCTGGAGCGAGAATGCTCACGAGTTTCGCCTCACTCCCTGGGGGAACGATCCCGTGAGCGATGCGAGCGGAGAAGCCTTTTACCTTCGTGACGAGGAGACTGGCCACTTCTGGTCCCCCATGCCGCTGCCCAGCCGCGGCGCGCTCCCTTACGCCAGCCGCCACGGCTTCGGCTACAGCGTTTTCGAGCATACCGAGGACGGTATCAGCTCAGAGATGTGGGTTTACGTGGCCCTGGATGCACCGATCAAGTTCACGGTGCTCAAAGTGCGGAACGTGTCAGGCCGGGAGCGCCGCCTCTCCGCTACGGGCTACGTAGAATGGGTTCTGGGGGAACAGCGGGCGAAATCCGCCCTGCACGTTTTCACTGAAGTTGATCCGAATAGCGGCGCGCTCTTGGCGCGCAACCCCTATAACACGGAGTTCACCGATCGAGTTGCCTTCTTCAAGGTGGACGCTACGATCCGGACTTTAACCGGCGATCGGACTGAATTCCTGGGACGTAACGGCACGCGGCGCAGTCCTGCCGCTCTGTCCCGATTGCGGCTTTCTGGAAAGGTCGGAGCGGGTTTGGACCCCTGTGCCGCGCTGCAGGTTCCTTTCGAATTGGCTCCCGGGCAAGAGCGTGAGATCGTTTTCACGCTCGGCGTCGGGCGAGACGTCGATGACGCCAGGGACCTCGTGCAGCGCTTTCGAGGCCCAACCGCGGCGCGCGACGCCCTCGATGCGGTGTGGCAGTTCTGGAATCATACGCTCGGTGCCGTGCAGGTGGAAACACCCGACCAGTCCCTCAACGTGCTCACGAACGGCTGGCTGTTATACCAGACTCTGGCGTGTCGCGTTTGGGCGCGCAGCGGCTACTACCAGTCGGGGGGCGCCTTCGGTTTCCGCGATCAGTTGCAGGACGTAATGGCGCTTATTTACGCCGAGCCGCACCTGGTGCGCGAGCACTTGCTCATGTGCGCCTCCCGCCAGTTTACGGAAGGAGATGTCCAGCATTGGTGGCACCCCCCCTTGGGCCGGGGCGTTCGTACCCATTGCTCCGATGATTACCTCTGGCTGCCGTTGGCGACGTGCCGCTACGTCCAGAATACCGGTGACACCGGTGTGTTGGCTGAGCCTGTCCACTTTGTCCAGGGCCGCCCGGTAAACGCCGAGGAGGACTCGTATTACGATCTGCCCAACCGGTCTCAAGAAGCGGCCAGTTTGTATGACCACTGTGTGCGGGCGATCCTGAGGGGTCTCAGATTTGGTGAGCACGGCTTGCCGCTCATGGGCTCCGGCGACTGGAATGACGGCATGAACCTGGTGGGGGCACACGGCCAAGGCGAAAGCGTCTGGTTGGGTTTTTTCCTTTATGAAGTGCTCACGCGGTTCACCGAGGTGGCCCGTGCGCAGGGTGATGTGGCCTTCGTTGAGCGTTGTACCAGGGAGGCGGCCAGGCTGCGCCGCAATCTCGAGGAGCATGGCTGGGACGGCGAATGGTATCGCCGCGCCTACTTTGACGACGGCTCACCGCTGGGATCGACACTCAACCCCGAGTGCCGGATCGATTCGATTTCGCAGAGCTGGTCCGTGCTATCCGGTGCGGGGGATGCGGCGCGGGCGCGCCTGGCCATGGGAGCCGTAGATCAACGCCTCGTTCGCCGGGAGCAGGCGCTCATCCAACTCCTGGAGCCACCGTTTGACAAGTCGGATTTGAATCCCGGCTATATCAAAGGGTACGTCCCCGGGGTGAGAGAGAACGGCGGGCAATACACTCACGCGGCGATCTGGGCGGCGATGGCCTTCGCGGCCTTGGGCGACAGGGTGCGCGCGTGGGATCTTCTGGCCATGATCAACCCGGTGAACCATGGGAAATCTCCCGAGGAGATTGCCATCTACAAAGTAGAACCCTACGTCGTTGCGGCCGACGTCTATGCGCTCTCGCCTCACAATGGTCGTGGCGGTTGGACGTGGTACACGGGGTCTGCCGGCTGGATGTACCGGCTTATCGTGGAATCGCTGCTGGGACTGAGCCTGGAGGTGGACAAGCTGCGGTTCACGCCGTGCCTCCCGGCGGATTGGCCGGGCTTCACGATGCACTACCGTTATCGGGAGACGGTCTACCACATCATTGTCCAGCGCCAGCCAGCCGAGAATGGCGAGACGCGCGTGACCTGTGATGGCGCCGAACAGCCCGATAACACTATTCCCCTGGTTGACGACCATCAGGAACACTCTGTCGAGGTACACATATCCGTGGTGGGCAGCCAAACGTAGAATTGAGTGATGCAGTGGGCCGACAAGCCTGGGACACCGGCGGGCCGGTACCACTCAAGTGGTTTGCATATACCCTTTCTTGCCTTCGCCCATGAGCAACGCCACGGGAAAACTGAGTAATATATCTCCGACAGGCATTGCCTTGCCCGCAGAAAGTACCTCGCTCGTGATAACATTTCGCCAGGCAGCAGGTGCCCCGTTAGGCATTATCACCTCTGTATCCTGCCATACTTGTCTTCCCAGAGGAAAATCTTCCTTTTGAACCAGGTGGCTGAGAAACCTTGGAGCAATGACCAGGGCCCATTGCCGCTGATACCTCCAGGCAAAGGCGATGACATGGCTCCTGAATCTTCCCGCCGACTCAAGGGGAAGATAAGCGCCGGAACGGAAGAGCTCTCGATGGGCTTTCTTCGCTTTGAGCGCCCGATAAATGAGAAAGAGTTTAATCCTCCCATCATCTTTCGTGGCAAGGAGATCTTGGGCCAGTCGGCCAATATCGGCCTCATCCTGTTCCCGGATGTCAGCCAGCATGGCGCGCCTTTTGTCAAAATCTACCGGCCGGCGATTATCAGGGTCCACCAGGCTCAGGTCCCATAGTTCAGATCCCTGATAAAAATCAGGTACCCCGGGTGATGTAATCTTGATCAGGGTCTGCGAGAGTGAGTTGAGTATCCCGTAGTGCGAAACTCTCCGGCAAAACGGGATAAATTCTTTCAGAAAGGCGTTGGTTTTTGAGCGGGCCAGGATTTTCTCAGCGAATGAGATGTAAGCGTTTTCATACTCAGTGTCGGGTTGCAACCAGGCGGTATGGACTTTGGCTTCCCGGACCGCTTTGACAATATAGCTTTTAATCCTTTCAATGAACTCAGGATACTCGGCATCGGAAAATGGCCAGGCGCCAATCAGCGTCTGGTATAAAAAATACTCGTCGTTTCTATCCGGAACGGCTAAGCGGCGTAGGCGTTTTTTTTTGCCCCGGTTTATCTTGATCCAGGTCCGGAGATTTTTTAGCCACTCGGCCGGCATCTCGGACAAGACATTTATTCTGGCGCGCGCGTCTTCGCCTCTTTTGGTATCGTGAGTCGAGGTCGCGTTTAAGGAATCCGGCCACAACTCTCTTTTCTTCGTGTTGAAGTGGTGGAATTCTTCAAGGGAGCAACCGAAGTGATCCGGCCGTCCACCGACCTCATTGAGGGACAAGAGCCGGTTGTATACATAATGGGTGGTATCTTCGACTCCCTTTGCCATTACCGGACCGGAAAGTTGCTGAAACCTCATGGCAAAGTGGAGCCAGTCTCGCTTCTCTTCCTCAGAAACATAATCGGGAAAGTCCAGGAGCAGGAATCGGCGTACGAACGTAAATCCATGCAACAGGGCGGGAAAATTGGCTCTGGCCCGGTCCACCGCGGCCAAAATGTATTTCCGGTCGTCGTCCGAGACCAAAACCTGGCTAATGTGGGTCCGGTAGACGGGAAATACTGCCAGGACTCCGGTCAAGGCTCTTTGCAGCGCCGTGAGAGTTATGTCGCTGCCATGGCGGTCCCGGCTGGAGATCTTCTTCAAGAGCTGGGCAAGGTTGTGGACGTCGCTCGCCATATCTTCCTGAATTATCAGCTTTTTGTTGTCGTGCACGACATCTTCATAAGAATTCTTTAAGCCGGTTACACTGGCATAGATCCTGCTAAAGGCTCGCGCATTTTCCTTTTGGCAAAACAACTCATTGACATAATTGGTAAAATCATAGCCAGTGGTTCCCTGGACCGGCCAAGCAGGTGGCAGGTCTTCCTGAAGATTGAGGATTTTTTCAACGACTATATAGGTTGCCGGGGCTTTTTCTCGCACTTTTTGCAGATAGCTGGCCGGATCGTACAGCCCATCAACATGATCAATTCTTAAACCGGTGACCACGCGTTTGGTAATCAGATCGAAAATCAGGCCGTGCGTGTAGGTTAGAACGTGCTCGTCTTCCACTCTGAGTGAGATGAGACCATTCACACAAAAAAAGCGGCGATAATTTATTTCTTCCGCGGCCACTTTCCAAAATGACAGCCTGAAGACTTGTTGGGCAAGGAGGTCATCAAGCAAATTAAAACTCTCGGCCCTCCCCTTTGCACCATTGAAGGTCCGCACGTTTTCATCAACAAATGCCTTAATTACGGGGTTGCTGTTGTAGGCTTCCCACAAAGTGTGTTGGATGAATTTTATCTGGTTATGGCGCTCTTCCGGCTCATCGCTCGAAGAGAGCGACTTCAAGACATAGAGGATGCCTAAAAGTTTGATGAAGTCGGGATTGTCTTCGGCAAGTTGCCTTTTTAACCGGGGCAAGTTCTTAAAAAGATTGAGATACGATTCGATTCGTAAGGGGAATGCGAGGTTGTAGTAAGCCACCTTGAAGCCATCCGGGCCGTATTGGAGAGCGATCTCTCCAGCTTCGAGACACTCCCCATAGAACCAGCCAAGAAAGGGCGCCAGAATTCTCTTGTTGAGGCTGGCGGCCGGATAATCCCAATCCACGTCGAAAAACTGAAAGTACCTGGAGCTGGAACCATTCTCCAAAATATCCATCAGCAGCCGATTGTCCGAATCCATCGCCATATGATTCGGGACAATATCCTGAATCCACCCCATGTTGTGCGCTTTGAGCTCCTCGGCCAGTGCCTCCAAGTCGGAGAGCCCTCCCAACTCAGGATTCAGCTGATTGGGATCAACCACGTCATAGCCGTGGGTGCTGCCCTTGACGGCTTTGAATATGGGAGAAGCGTACAGGTCGGATATACCCAGGTCCGCCAGATAGGAAATGACCGGCTGCGCGGCCTGAAAGCCGAAGGCCGGATTGAACTGAATCCGATAGGTCGCGGTTGGCATATTCATGAGAGACTTCCCGGTCTTCATCCCTGTGCAGGTTTATTGCTTACGGGGCATATGGGCACCCGGAGCAAAAAATTCTCTGCGAGGACCGTGGAATGGCGTAGCCATTCTTGCGCGTTTTGATCGCCCAGGCTGGCCTTTTCATTGAAGGTGGGACAATGGGCCTGAAGGATCTTGTAGCAGATGTTTTGGGTTTTCCAGAGGTTAATCTCGAACGGCAAGGTCCGGACCAGTTGTGCCGCCTTATTTAACCTCTCCAGACGAGCAAGATCGTCAGGTTGCTCGAGAAGTTGTTCGGCCAGACTCTCAATATTGACGGCCAGTAACAAGCCTAGCGCAGTCGCATCCAGAGTGGCGCCGGCCAAACGTGCTTCTTCCAGAAGCGGTCTGACGACTTCGGGGTCAAGCCCCTCCGCTTGAATGACCCTACGCACCTTGGCATTCAAGCACAAGTCCGCAGCGACTGAAAGGACTTGGGGCCGTGGCGTGCCGGACCCGGTCAGAAAGCGGATCAAGGGAGCATGGTGCTCATAAATCGAGCTATATGCAGCTTCAGCCTCTCTCAGAGTCGGCCCCATGATGAGGTTCAGGACTTTGCGCCGCTCATCGGCAAACAACGAGGTCAATGAGTACGTGGACGTCCCGAAGTATTTACCCAGCAGCAGTATGGTCTTAGGGAAGTCAGCTCCGGCGAAAGCAGCGGAAATCTCTTGGGCCAGCGCTTCATATTTTTGCGCGCCCTGATATTCGCCGGTGCCGCAGGCGATACTATGATCCCCAAGATGGAGAACGCCAAAGCACAGGCTGGAGGATACGTGCGTAACCTCTGAAGTGACCGTGGCCCGTCCGATAACCAGCCTGGAGCCTCCGACCTGAAAGCTGCGGTAGTCCTCCCGGGTGGCGGAATAGGCATAGATCGAGCTGCGTTCGCCGATGTCCTGGAACAGAGAGCTTAAGGCATAGTGGGCGCCCA
This Desulfobaccales bacterium DNA region includes the following protein-coding sequences:
- the treY gene encoding malto-oligosyltrehalose synthase, translating into MNMPTATYRIQFNPAFGFQAAQPVISYLADLGISDLYASPIFKAVKGSTHGYDVVDPNQLNPELGGLSDLEALAEELKAHNMGWIQDIVPNHMAMDSDNRLLMDILENGSSSRYFQFFDVDWDYPAASLNKRILAPFLGWFYGECLEAGEIALQYGPDGFKVAYYNLAFPLRIESYLNLFKNLPRLKRQLAEDNPDFIKLLGILYVLKSLSSSDEPEERHNQIKFIQHTLWEAYNSNPVIKAFVDENVRTFNGAKGRAESFNLLDDLLAQQVFRLSFWKVAAEEINYRRFFCVNGLISLRVEDEHVLTYTHGLIFDLITKRVVTGLRIDHVDGLYDPASYLQKVREKAPATYIVVEKILNLQEDLPPAWPVQGTTGYDFTNYVNELFCQKENARAFSRIYASVTGLKNSYEDVVHDNKKLIIQEDMASDVHNLAQLLKKISSRDRHGSDITLTALQRALTGVLAVFPVYRTHISQVLVSDDDRKYILAAVDRARANFPALLHGFTFVRRFLLLDFPDYVSEEEKRDWLHFAMRFQQLSGPVMAKGVEDTTHYVYNRLLSLNEVGGRPDHFGCSLEEFHHFNTKKRELWPDSLNATSTHDTKRGEDARARINVLSEMPAEWLKNLRTWIKINRGKKKRLRRLAVPDRNDEYFLYQTLIGAWPFSDAEYPEFIERIKSYIVKAVREAKVHTAWLQPDTEYENAYISFAEKILARSKTNAFLKEFIPFCRRVSHYGILNSLSQTLIKITSPGVPDFYQGSELWDLSLVDPDNRRPVDFDKRRAMLADIREQDEADIGRLAQDLLATKDDGRIKLFLIYRALKAKKAHRELFRSGAYLPLESAGRFRSHVIAFAWRYQRQWALVIAPRFLSHLVQKEDFPLGRQVWQDTEVIMPNGAPAAWRNVITSEVLSAGKAMPVGDILLSFPVALLMGEGKKGYMQTT